In the genome of Ensifer sp. WSM1721, the window TGCCGGCGCCGACACCGGGACCGAAGTCACCTTCCTGCCGAGCGAGCAGACCTTCTCGAACGTCGAATTCGATTATTCGACGCTCGAACATCGCCTGCGCGAACTCGCCTTTCTGAACTCCGGCGTCCGCATCGTCTTGACCGATAAGCGGCATTCGGACATCCGCCGCGACGAAATGATGTATGAAGGCGGGCTGGAGGCCTTCGTCGCCTATCTCGACCGCGCGAAGAAGCCGCTCGTGCACAAGCCGGTCTCGATTCGCGGCGAGCGGGACGGAATCACCGTCGAGGTGGCGATGTGGTGGAACGACAGCTACCATGAGAACGTGCTCTGCTTCACCAACAACATTCCGCAGCGTGATGGCGGCACCCATATGGCCGGCTTCCGCGGCGCGCTGACGCGTCAGGTGACGTCCTACGCGGAGTCTTCCGGAATCACCAAAAAGGAAAAAGTCACGCTTCAGGGCGAGGATTGCCGTGAGGGCCTGACAGCCGTTCTGTCCGTCAAGGTACCGGATCCGAAGTTCTCATCGCAGACCAAGGACAAGCTGGTTTCTTCCGAAGTCCGACCCGTGGTCGAAGGCCTGGTCAACGAAGCACTGAACATATGGTTCGAGGAGCATCCGAGCGAGGCGAAGATCCTCGTCGGCAAGGTCGTCGAGGCGGCCGCCGCACGCGAAGCCGCGCGCAAGGCGCGCGAGCTGACGCGCCGCAAGGGCGCGCTCGACATCTCGTCCTTGCCCGGCAAGCTCGCCGACTGCTCCGAGCGCGATCCGGCCAAGTCCGAGCTTTTCCTGGTGGAGGGTGACTCCGCAGGCGGCTCGGCCAAGCAGGGACGCTCGCGCGAAAGCCAGGCGATCCTGCCGCTGCGCGGCAAGATCCTGAACGTCGAGCGCGCGCGCTTCGACAAGATGCTGTCGAGCCAGGAGATCGGCACCCTGATCACCGCGCTCGGCACCTCGATCGGCAAGGACGAGTTCAACGCCGACAAGCTTCGTTATCACAAGATCATCATCATGACGGATGCCGACGTTGACGGCGCTCACATCCGCACGCTGCTGCTCACCTTCTTCTTCCGGCAGATGCCGGAACTGATCGAGCGCGGCCACCTCTATATAGCCCAGCCGCCGCTCTATAAGGTGGCGCGCGGCAAGTCCGTCCAGTACCTGAAGGACGAGAAGGCGCTCGAAGATTATCTGATCACCATGGGTCTCGAAGAGGCGTCGCTCCAACTCGCCTCGGGCGAGGTGCGGGCCGGACAGGATCTGCGCGAAGTCATCAACGACGCGCTCCGCCTGCGCTCGCTGATGGATGGGCTTCACTCCCGTTACAGTCGCTCGATCGTCGAGCAGGCGGCGATCGCCGGAGCGCTCAATGTCGAGCTCAACAGTGAGCGCGACGAGTATCAGGAGATCGCGGCCGAAGT includes:
- the gyrB gene encoding DNA topoisomerase (ATP-hydrolyzing) subunit B, with the translated sequence MTDISQTEAGVIAEYGADSIKVLKGLDAVRKRPGMYIGDTDDGSGLHHMVYEVVDNAIDEALAGHADIVTVTLNPDGSVTVTDNGRGIPTDIHREEGVSAAEVIMTQLHAGGKFDQNSYKVSGGLHGVGVSVVNALSASLKLKIRRGGKMHEMSFTHGVADGPLQVTGDAGADTGTEVTFLPSEQTFSNVEFDYSTLEHRLRELAFLNSGVRIVLTDKRHSDIRRDEMMYEGGLEAFVAYLDRAKKPLVHKPVSIRGERDGITVEVAMWWNDSYHENVLCFTNNIPQRDGGTHMAGFRGALTRQVTSYAESSGITKKEKVTLQGEDCREGLTAVLSVKVPDPKFSSQTKDKLVSSEVRPVVEGLVNEALNIWFEEHPSEAKILVGKVVEAAAAREAARKARELTRRKGALDISSLPGKLADCSERDPAKSELFLVEGDSAGGSAKQGRSRESQAILPLRGKILNVERARFDKMLSSQEIGTLITALGTSIGKDEFNADKLRYHKIIIMTDADVDGAHIRTLLLTFFFRQMPELIERGHLYIAQPPLYKVARGKSVQYLKDEKALEDYLITMGLEEASLQLASGEVRAGQDLREVINDALRLRSLMDGLHSRYSRSIVEQAAIAGALNVELNSERDEYQEIAAEVARRLDVVSEETERGWVGSVTAEGGLKLERMVRGVKEVSVLDMALIGSSDARHIDQLKARLKEIYGAPPVLRRRDGTQEISGPRALLDAIFAAGRKGLTMQRYKGLGEMNAEQLWETTLDPNVRSLLQVKVADATDADGLFSRLMGDEVEPRRDFIQENALSVANLDI